A genomic segment from Nicotiana sylvestris chromosome 1, ASM39365v2, whole genome shotgun sequence encodes:
- the LOC138877156 gene encoding uncharacterized protein has translation MVEGSRQWHEKLPIALLGYRTTVRTSVGATPYLLVYGTEVVIPAQVKIPSLRIVAEAEIDDDEWVKTRLEQLSLIDEKRLAAMCHGQLYQQRMERAYNKKVR, from the coding sequence atggtggagggttctaggcagtggcatgaaaagctgccaattgcattgttgggttatcgcactactgtccgtacttcagtggGGGCGACTccctatttgttggtgtatggcaccgaagtagtgatacccgcaCAAGTgaaaattccatcccttcgaattgtcgcggaagcggagatcgatgatgatgagtgggtcaaaacccgcttggaacaattgagtttgatcgacgagaaaagaCTGGCAGCaatgtgtcatggccaattgtatcaacaaagaatggaaagagcatataacaagaaggtgcgttgA